The DNA sequence ATCCATTATCCCCTTTATACCTGTACTACTGTACCACGTCAGCTGACGGGGAGGTGTCACAAGATAAGAACCTTTTTCGCAAAACCCTTTCATGTAGTTGGGTCGATATTTAAAATTTCTACTTCGTTTGGATTTCTCAACCACGCTAACCTTTCGGTTCAATTGTTGCCAGTCAATACAAAACAACAGGTTTTTTCCTGAGGGCCAAAATGGGAAAACACATTGATGGTGGTCAACAAAAATCAACGTGATTAAAGTAAGTGTGCTCGCGGACTCGAGCTATCATTTGGAGAAATGTAGTGATATCTTCTTAAAGAACGtgcccgtgaacatccgggttagagctGGTCTTCGTCATTAATCCATGCCGTAATCCATGTCGTAATCCATGTCGTAGTCCATGTCGTAATCCATGTCGTAGTCCATGTCGTTGTCCATGTCGTCATCCATGCCGTAGTCCATGTCGTAGTCCATGTCGTAATCCATGTCGTAATCCATGTCGTAGTCCATGTCGTAGTCCATGTCGTAGTCCATGCCGTAGTCCATGTCGTCATCCATGCCGTAGTCCATGTCGTAGTCCATGTCGTAATCCATGTCGTAATCCATGTCGTAGTCCATGTCGTAGTCCATGTCGTAGTCCATGTCGTAGTCCATGCCGTTGTCCATGTCGTCATCCATGCCGTAGTCCATGTCGTCATCCATGCCGTAGTCCATGTCGTAGTCCATGTCGTAATCCATGTCGTAATCCATGTCGTAGTCCATGTCGTAGTCCATGTCGTAGTCCATGCCGTAGTCCATGTCGTAATCCATGTCGTAGTCCATGTCGTAATCCATGTCGTAGTCCATGTCGTAATCCATGTCGTAGTCCATGTCGTATTCCATGTTGTAATCCATGTCGTAATCCATGTCGTAATCCATGTCATAGTCCATGCCGTAGTCCATGTCGTAATCCATGCCATAGTCCATGCCGTAATCCATGTCGTAGTCCATGTCGTAGTCCATGTCGTAATCCAAACCGTAGTCCATGCCGTAATCCATGCCGTAGTCCATGTCGTAATCCATGTCGTAATCCATGCCGTAATCCATGCCGTAATCCATGCCGTAGTCCATGTCGTAGTCCATGTCGTAGTCCATGTCGTAGTCCATGTCGTAGTCCATGCCGTAATCCATGTCGTAGTCCATGTCGTAATCCATGTCGTAATCCATGTCGTAATCCATGTCGTAGTCCATGTCGTATTCCATGTCGTAGTCCATGTCGTAGTCCATGCCGTAATCCATGTCGTAGTCCATGTCGTAGTCCATGTCGTAATCCATGTCGTAATCCATGTCGTAATCCATGTCGTAGTCCATGTCGTAGTCCATGTCGTAATCCATGTCGTAATCCATGTCGTAATCCATGTCGTAATCCATGTCGTAGTCCATGTCGTAGTCCATGTCGTAATCCATGTCGTAATCCATGTCGTAATCCATGTCGTAGTCCATGTCGTAATCCATGTCGTAGTCCATGTCGTAGTCCATGTCGTATTCCATGTCGTAGTCCAAGTCGTAGTCCATGTCGTAGTCCATGTCGTAATCCATGTCGTAGTCCATGTCGTAGTCCATGTCGTAGTCCATGTCGTAATCCATGTCGTAGTCCATGTCGTAGTCCATGTCGTAGTCCATGTCGTAATCCATGTCGTAGTCCATGTCGTAGTCCATGTCGTACTCCATGTCGTAGTCCATGTCGTAATCCATGTCGTAGTCCATGTCGTAATCCATGTCGTACTCCATGTCGTAGTCCATGTCGTAGTCCATGTCGTACTCCATGTCGTAGTCCATGTCGTAGTCCATGTCGTAATCCATGTCGTAATCCATGTCGTAGTCCATGTCGTAATCCATGTCGTAGTCCATGCCGTAGTCCATGTCGTAGTCCATGTCGTATTCCATGTCGTAGTCCATGTCGTAGTCCATGTCGTAGTCCATGTCGTAATCCATGTCGTAGTCCATGTCGTAGTCCATGTCGTAGTCTATGTCGTAATCCATGTCGTAGTCCATGTCGTAGTCCATGTCGTAGTCCATGTCGTAGTCCATGCCGTAGTCCATGTCGTAGTCCATGCCGTAGTCCATTCCATGTCGTAGTCCATGTCGTAGTCCATGTCGTAGTCCATGCCGTAGTCCATGTTGTAATCCATGTCGTAGTCCATGTCGTACTCCATGTCGTAGTCCATGTCGTAGTCCATGTCGTAATCCAAGTCGTAGTCCATGTCGTAGTCTATGTTGTAATCCATGTCGTAATCCATGCCGTAGTCCATGTCGTAGTCCATGTCGTATTCcatgtcgcaagaggcgactgacgcgatcgggtggtcaggctccgtGACTTGGTAGATACATGTCATTAGTTTCCCAGTTGGGTAGttcgaagctcatgctgttgttccttggattatctggtcaagactcttatttacagacggcggCAGTGGCGGTGGAATaacctagtgtttaaagcgttcgctcgtcacgccgaatgccTAGGATAAATTCCCTACacgggtacattgtgtgaagcccatttctggtgtctccagtcGTGATAGTTGTGAAATATAGCTATGAACggagtaaaacccaactcacagtacagactgccgccatatagctgaaatatttatggatgcggcgtaaaactaaactcacttaaagAACGTGGTGATTTACATTTGATATGCAGGAGGCCACTGTCGCCGGACCGCACTGTTGAATATGAAACTGTTAATCGGCAATTTCGTCGTATGGTCATTTTGTTCTCATTCAATAGACTGTATATGCAGTTTTACCACCTATTAGGAGAAAACACAGTTGACctcaacatgaaatatatttgtaagcatatatttgtatgtttatacGTTTCTGTTTATCGGTTGGCCACCTTGAATccagtgaattgtttgaatctTGACTTTTGTTTGCTGATTTGTGtaagtttcataaatatataaataattaacattctacaacataaaatacttcACAGGGTTTTaattttagatatattttttcTTCAAACATTCGACAGGATAATATAATTTCACTTTTAATAATTTCGCTCCCAATAACCCCACACATAACAAATTCACAAGATTCGATGTAAAATAATTAACAAATTGTGAATCATTTACAGGCTCAGTTTGTCATCGCAGTCAGACAGAGTTACCTACCATTCATTGTCATCGTGGGGCCTTTCTAAGGTTTAGGAGTGATTCTAAAAGAAATTGTATCTGAAAATTAATGATACGTTTTAGTCGCACCTGCTCCTGTTAAATTAATGTCTACACTATTGCATAAAAATTATTGAACATGTATAGTCAAGTGATAATGacctcatacacacacacatacacacatgtcaaTAACAGAAATAACGAATCCCTGGCAGGACCTCAAAAGACACCTCACCCTTGAGGAATTCCTAATTGTGTCGCTAGAGGGCGCTACAATCACAGGTGTGTGACCCAGATTAAATTCTATGCTAAGCTTCAACCGCCATAGAAAGACGGAAGTGGACTAACTACTCAGGTAATATATGTGTGTAATTTTACGTATTATGTCGGCACATGTTAGGTATTCACTTCATCTCACCTGCATACCGCGTCAGGTGAATGACTTCAGTAGGGCCGACCACTCTTTGATTCTACCTGTTGTCAGGTGTGTCCCAGTTGGATAATAAACTGGTTCAAAATGAGAGGAATATGCAGTACGGTATTACACTGATATGTCGTTTACTTTCCATACTTTTATGTGTTTATTTCAGCAGATTAGCATCTTGTTTCCTTATGTCATGATATAAGACTACCCAAGTCGGACATTTGTTTGTAGAGACATGTATTACGGATCTAATATGAAGTAAGTAAATAGTTTGGGTAAATTTGATGTTTCGGAATTCCCTGTATGATATGAGAAAATATTCACCCCCATCCCAAAGTAAGACATATTATATCTGAACGTCGCGGTATCGTTGTGATTAGTTAACAGTGGAATTTAGTTATACCTAAAAGCTTCAGTAAATTGACACAACCATGTGCTGTTCACGTTCTCAGCAAAATAAACAAAGACCAAGGACTCTTAAGTACGTTTGAGTATTTGCTCCCACGCTGCCATTTGCAGTGATCCTGAGTGTTGGTAGTTCTGTTTTGGCAATCAGTTTTTCCACTTGATTCAAATCAGTAAGACTAAATTATTTAAAACTGGTAATAAGTACTTGAGagagtaaatatgtatgtaatgGAGTTTCATGTCACAATTTGCATAAAAGTCAGTATATAGCAGAAAAGGCAAAATTAGATTATTTTGCTCCTTTTATactaaaacaattgtcagtatTCAGATTATGTTCTCAtttctaaatacatgtatgtatatgtgaataCCTGTACCTGTTAACTGTACTTGGTATTTTCAAAATGGTGTGTTGGAATTAATTGAAAAACTCATGTCCATTTACATTTTTCTTAAAATTTTCACAGGCAACATATCATTGGTCATGCCTGACTAATTAGCCAGTTGTGAATATTCCAATTTGACACAATATGTGTTAATTGGTGCATATTAGGATGCTAATTAAAACCCCTGATGGAAGATTTGTCCTTAAAACAATTAAGACATGACTAAGATAATCTGTCAAATCAGTGAACCAGAAAATCAGCTTATTGGTCTAACACCTCAGTTGGTAGGTACCCCTTGGTTGCCTTTAGGCTAGGTGAGTACTTTTTGGGTCCTCAGACACTGAATGATCCATATGTATTCACAGCTGACTTGCTGATTTATTATCTGGACATCTTGACCTGCCAGGTATGTATTTGTCCCCTGGCTGGTCATCAGAGGTGACCAGTGGTTTGGGTGGTTAGATCTGGTGGCCTTGTTGATGTCTTGTGAGAGGT is a window from the Haliotis asinina isolate JCU_RB_2024 chromosome 9, JCU_Hal_asi_v2, whole genome shotgun sequence genome containing:
- the LOC137296521 gene encoding uncharacterized protein; translation: MDYDMDYGMDYDMDYDMDYDMDYDMDYDIDYDMDYDMDYDMDYDMDYDMDYDMDYDMEYDMDYDMDYGMDYDMDYDMDYDMDYDMDYDMDYDMDYDMEYDMDYDMDYDMEYDMDYDMDYDMDYDMDYDMEYDMDYDMDYDMDYDMDYDMDYDMDYDMDYDMDYDMDYDMDYDMDYDMDYDMDYDLDYDMEYDMDYDMDYDMDYDMDYDMDYDMDYDMDYDMDYDMDYDMDYDMDYDMDYDMDYDMDYDMDYDMDYDMDYDMDYDMDYDMDYDMDYGMDYDMDYDMEYDMDYDMDYDMDYDMDYDMDYDMDYGMDYDMDYDMDYDMDYDMDYGMDYGMDYGMDYDMDYDMDYGMDYGMDYGLDYDMDYDMDYDMDYGMDYGMDYDMDYGMDYDMDYDMDYDMDYNMEYDMDYDMDYDMDYDMDYDMDYDMDYDMDYGMDYDMDYDMDYDMDYDMDYDMDYDMDYGMDDDMDYGMDDDMDNGMDYDMDYDMDYDMDYDMDYDMDYDMDYDMDYGMDDDMDYGMDYDMDYDMDYDMDYDMDYDMDYDMDYGMDDDMDNDMDYDMDYDMDYDMDYDMDYGMD